In the genome of Achromobacter sp. MFA1 R4, the window CCTGCTGCTGGCGTCGGCCATGCATGTCTGCGCATGGCTGTGGACGCCGGTTTCCGCGTGGATCTTCATGCTGCCCGTGTGCGTGCTGACCGTGGGATTCTCGCTCGCGCTGGGGTCGGGACTGAGCCTGGCGCTGGAGCCCTTTGCAGACCGTGCGGGCACTGCCGCCGCGGTCTACGGGCTGTTCCAGATGAGCGGTTCGGCGGTCATTGCGACCGTGCTGCTGGACAGCGGCATGGCGCCGCAGGCGGCCATGGCCCTGATCGGCGCCGTGATCGTGGCGCCGCTGCTGTTGCTGGCCCCCGCCCTGGGACGGCGCCTGGCGGCCGGTTCCTGAACGCCGGGGCGCGGCCCGCGGGGTGCGCTAGTATCCAGGAACACCCTTTCTGGAGGCGACATGTCCATCGAAAAAAACGCGGACGAACCGCTGCTGCTGTCCACCGCCCAAGACGGCGTGGTCACGCTGCGACTGAACCGGCCATCCCAGTTCAATGCCTTGTCCGAGGCGCTGCTGGCGGCCCTGCAACAAGAGATCGACAGGCTGGCGAGGGACCCGGACCTGCGCTGCGTGGTGCTGGAATCGGCCGGGCGCGCGTTTTGCGCGGGCCATGACCTGCGCGAGATGCGCAGCCAGCCCGACCTGGACTACTACCGCGCGCTGTTCCGCCAATGCGGGCGCGTCATGCAGGGCTTGCAGGCGCTGCCGGTGCCCGTGATCGCCAAAGTGCACGGCATCGCGACGGCGGCGGGTTGCCAGTTGGTCGCGAGCTGCGATCTGGCGGTCGCCGCCGATACCGCGAAGTTCGCCGTGTCCGGCATCAACGTGGGCCTGTTCTGCGCGACGCCAGCGGTCGCGTTGACGCGCAATGTATCGGCCAAGCGCGCCTTCGAGATGCTGATGACGGCGCGTTTCATCGATGCCGGCCAGGCGGCGGACTGGGGGCTGATCAACGATGCGGTGCCCGAAAGCGAGCTGGACGCACGGGTGCGTGCGCTGGTGGACGACATCCTGTCCAAGAGCCCGACGGCGGTGCGGTACGGCAAGCGCATGTTCTACCAGCAGCGTCAGATGGCGCTGGCCGACGCCTACGACTATGCGGGCGACGTCATGGCCCGCAACATGATGGAAGCCGATGCGTGCGAAGGCATCGACGCCTTCCTGCAAAAGCGCCCCGCCCGCTGGGGCGCATGAGGCCACGCCGGGAGCGGCCGCGCGGCCAGGGCTAGACCAGCCACCCCAGTGTCCAGCCGCTGGCCGCGGCCAGCAGCACCACCCACAGGGGCGACCAACGGGCGTAGACCAGCAGCGCGAACAGGAGCAGCGCAAGGGCGAAGTCGGCCTTGCCGAGGATGGCGCTGGTCCAGACGGGGTCGTACAGCGCGCCCAGCAGGATGCCGACCACGCTGGCGTTCACGCCCGCCACCATGTTGCGCACGCCGGGACGGCGCCGCAGCGTGTCCCAGAACGGCAGGGCCGCGGTCAGCAGCAAGGCGCCCGGCAGGAAGATGACACACAGCAGCGCCAGCCCGCCCGCCCAGCCGGACAAGGGGCCCGCCGACAGCGCGCCCAGGAACGCCGCGAAGGTGAACAACGGGCCGGGCACGGCCTGCGCTGCGCCATAACCCGCCAGGAAATCCGCGCTGGACACCATGCCCGACGAGACCGATGCGGTCTCCAGCAGCGGCAGCACCACGTGCCCGCCCCCAAAGACCAGGGCCCCGGCGCGGTAGAAGTCCGCGATCTGGCCGGCCAGCGCGCTGTCCGACATCAATGCCCAAAGCGGCAGGCCCGCCATCAGCGCCGCGAAGATGCCCAGCGCGGCCA includes:
- a CDS encoding enoyl-CoA hydratase, with translation MSIEKNADEPLLLSTAQDGVVTLRLNRPSQFNALSEALLAALQQEIDRLARDPDLRCVVLESAGRAFCAGHDLREMRSQPDLDYYRALFRQCGRVMQGLQALPVPVIAKVHGIATAAGCQLVASCDLAVAADTAKFAVSGINVGLFCATPAVALTRNVSAKRAFEMLMTARFIDAGQAADWGLINDAVPESELDARVRALVDDILSKSPTAVRYGKRMFYQQRQMALADAYDYAGDVMARNMMEADACEGIDAFLQKRPARWGA